GACAACTTGAGCGACCACGGCGTATGAACTCCATTTCCAAGCGATTCCTACTCTCCATTGTCAGGCTTAAGCGACCCCCGTTTCAGCTTGGCCAGGGGGAAGGCCAGACATTCTTGACCAGCGGTGGATACCCAGAGTCGTCCTGAGGGCGTTAAGTTGGATCGAGATCGGCACCGTAAATACACTTAGGCTCATCGCTACCTACTGCGATGATCTTCACATTTTTTATTAATAAATTAGCCAACTTAGCTACTCTCTTAAACTTTACATTACAGTAATCTTTATTAACTAAAATTCACATTTTGCCTGATATTTATGGATCGAGTTGTGCCTATAGTAGTAATTGCAAGCAACAATTTTAATGTCTAATTTAATGTCTAAGGCTAGTTAGCTTCATATGTTTTCCAGTGATGGACAAGTTCTCCAGTGATAGACAAGTTCTGGGCTAACTTAGCTAGACGCCCGTCACCAGACCAAGTAAATTGTGCTTTCCATTCGTGCCTAATCTAGGTAGGAGTCTCAAGTCCCTTTTTCTGACTAGGTTGAATATATCTTCCTAGGTTGGGAGAACGGGCTAGGTCAATTTTTCCGGTTAGCCGATCGGCTGCGTTGAGTCTTGGTCTATAGCTCAATACGGGGTTTGGGTTGATTTTTAGGTTCTACCGGCATACAGGTGTCTTGGGGCTGGGCGGCTGAAGTCCTGCATCAACGCCAATCGGTTAATTCAGGCCATTTACCTGGCTTTTGGCATTGCGTGTTATGTGAGTACTGTAAAGGCTTTGGAGCAAAAAGAACAATGCTAACGGTTAATTTCATCGGCACTGAAGGGACAGATGTGTTTCTCGGCACGCCATTTAATGATAATGCCGTGGGCGGTCCAGCACCGGATCAGCTAGCGGGTGGGCTGGGCAGGGATAGCCTATTGGGTGACGGGGGCAACGATATTCTGATGGGCGGGGAAGGAGATGATGCCCTCTATGGTGGCTTTGGCGATGATCTGTTGATTGGCGGTCCGGGGGCCGACTTCTTTGAAGGCAGTTTTGGTCGCGATCTGTTTGTGGTGGGTGAAGGCAACGAACCGGGTACGGTGGGTGCTCCCACGGCAGCAGCGGCAGATTTCATTGGCGACTTTACCCCTGGCGAAGATCGGATTGTCTTACCGGAAGGGTTGAATTTTGATGCCGTTGACATTGTGCAACTGGAAAACGGTAATACCGCCATTCGCGATCGTGCTTCGGGTAATTTCCTGGTCGTTCTCCAGGGTGAGGTTTCCCTCGGTGCCGATGATTTCCTCACTCCCAACGAAATCTTTACCTTTAGAGCCGAAGGCATTGGAGGTCCCACCGGTCCCACTGGCCCGCAAGGACCGGAAGGACCACCCGGCCCCGGCGGTCAAGGAATTCCCGGTCCCACTGGACCGACTGGACCGACTGGACCCATTGGCCCCACTGGACCCGCCCCTGATGATGTGAGGGGATAACGGCAGGGGGGTGTAAGCTGGATTAGCGATTGCGTAGATGTCACGAAATGGGGAGAGAAATGTTAATATTATTGCTCTCCCTTTTGTTTTTCTATTAATCAAATTAATTCAAAATTCAAATTCATCCAACTAATCTACGGAGTGCATGATGGCGACGCTATGCTTAAATATGATCGTTAAGAACGAAGCCAAAATTATTACGCGAGCGCTGTCATCAGTTAAAAATTATATTGACTACTGGGTCATTTGTGATACCGGATCAACAGATGGGACGGATAAGATTATCGAGCGATTCTTCCAGGAAAATAATATTCCTGGAGAGCTCTATCATCATCGCTGGCAAAACTTTGGCTTCAATCGCACCCTAGCTCTCCAACATGCGAAAAATAAAGCCGAGTATATCCTGCTAATGGATACCGATATGGTTCTAGTTGTCGATGATCCAGCTTTTAAGGAAAAGTTAATCGATGATGTTTACCTAGTCTACCAAGGTACAGATTTCACCTATGCTAATGTTCGCATTCTCAAAAGCACCCTCGATGCTGAATATCGAGGGGTAACCCATGAATATTTATATGTTCCCAATGTCCGGAGAACTACACTCACTGGGATCAGATTTATTGAGTATTGTGATGGAGGAAATCGCCCAGAGAAATTGCAACGAGATGTCCAACTTCTCAAAGTAGGCTTGAAAATAGAGCCAGAAAATGAGAGATATTGGTTTTATCTTGGTCAAACCTATAAAGACTTGAAACAGTATGATAAAGCTATTTTCTGTTATAAAAAACGATTAGAATTAGGGATTGCATTCAAGGAGAAACAATGGCAAGAAGAAATGTACTATTCTCTCTATATGCTAGGTCGCTGCTACCAAGAGATTAAAAATTGGGCTGCGGCTCTTGCCTATTACTTGGAAGCCTATGAATACTATCCAAAACGATCCGAATCGATTTATGAAATTACCCAGTACTATCGTAGTCTTAAAAAGCATAAACTAGCCTATAAGTTTGCTCAATGGGGGGCCGCCATACCCTATCCCCACGATGATATTCTCTTTGTCAGTCGCGATGTTTATAATTACAAATTCCTATATGAATTAAGTATCCTTTTTTACTACTCTGGTGAGAAAGATAAAGGTTATTTGCTATCGGAACTATTAATTCACGATCGCGAGCGGGGTGTCAATGACACAACCCGCTTTAATGTCCATGCAAATCTATTGTTCTATATTGAATCCCTGGAAAGCTATCTTCAACCGATTGAGGCGCAACAACCCTGCATTACTTTCCAACACTTGACAGCTCAGAAAGTCAAAGACACCAATAAACTTATTAACCCTTCTATTCTTTTCGACCCAGCAGAAAACCGATACCTCCTTAACGTTCGCGAGGTCAACTATATCTACGACTTAGAAAGAAACCTACACATCCCCGATGGTGATGCGGCCATTACCCATAACCATTTACTAGAGATCAGTGCGGATCACATTGCTAATCTAGAAACCTTATACAAATCTGGAAGTCCCCTAGTTCGAGAATATTTCATCACCGAACCTCAAGATGCAACCATTGTCAAGACTTATCCTAGCCTTGTCATTGGTTATGAAGACATGCGACTCCTCAAAATCCAGGGAGAATTGTGGGGACTAGCGGCGGCACGGATGACCAATGAGAAGAACCTAAATGAAATGGTTATTTGTCGGCTTAACCACCAGGCCAGGACCCCTGCTAGCACTCGCCATGATGCTGAAAATCAACCTCGCATTGATACTAACAAGGTCTTGATCCTCAGAGGGTATGAGGAAGAAAAACATCAAAAGAACTGGATGCCCTTTTGCTTCAAAGATGAACTCTATTTGATTTATCAAATGGAACCCTTAACTATCTTGAAGCCCAACCTAGAAACGGGTTATTGCGATCGCGTCCACGAAAGTCGAATCGAACTCAATCTGGGTCAATATCGAGGCGGGAGCCAACTTATTGAGTATGAGGCCGGCTACTTAACCCTCGTCCACGAAGTGATTTGGCAAAATAATCGACGCTATTATTGTCACCGTTTTGTGTATCTCAAACATCAACAACCGATTGAAGACTGTCAATATCCCCAATTAGAGGTTGCTGAAATTTCCCCTCTCTTCTACTTTAAGGAGAAATCCGTTGAATATGTCTGCGGGCTGAGCATGACCCCCGATCGCCAATCCCTGCTCATTAGCTTTGGCGTCAACGATCGTGAAGCCTATCTCGCCACCCTGCCCACGCGATCGCTCCCACACCTGCTTACCCTACGGCACCAGATTGCAACTTACCCCGTCTGTCCACCAGCGGCGATCAACTAGAGCGTCTTGCTCGTCTATTCAAGCGCCAAACTCCAAACCGATTCCCTGCCCCCGATGCCCATCCTTCGCTATATCCTGCCGGCGCTAAATCTAACTCCGCCCACCTCAGTTAACGGGCATCAAGGGATGCAACAAAATGCCAACTTCCCATGCGGCGATCGCCGCCGTAGGGTAAATTACACGTATGCACGATGATGACGAGCGACTAGTTCTGGACCCGGACGCCGTTCTGGGTAGCCCCCTGGATGACTTGGAGGCGATCGATGCTGATACGACGCCCAAGCCCGATCCAGAGGCCATGTTGCAATTGCTTGACTCCCCCGACCCCCAGCAACGCATGTTAGCCGCCCGCGCCTTCTGCGATATTCAAGATGAACGGGCGATTCCCCAACTAATCCACCTTCTGCGCGATCGCTGTCCCCTTGTGCGGGTAAGTGCCGCCTATGCCCTGGGACGCAACCCCAGCATCACGGCAGTAGACGCTCTGATTGCCCAACTCGCGGACTGGAATGGGTATGTCCGCAAAGGCGTTGTCTGGGCATTGGGAAATTGCCACGACGAACGATCGTTACTCCCGCTGATTGATGCCCTCAAGACTGATATTGCAGCAGTACGCCTCTGGGCCGCCAGTGCTCTGGGGCAGATGGCCGCAGTCGGCTATGAGGCAACGATCGCCGCAATCCCCCCCCTGATTGAAGCCCTCCGCCGCGATCCGGCAGCCGTGGTACGCAGTAATTGTGCTTGGTCTCTGGGCCAACTGTGCCGTGAACTCCCCTCGAACGTGGTCTATGCCACAGCCGTAGATGCCCTGATTGAAACCCTCGTCGAAGATCCCGATCTGGGCGTCCAGGCCGATGCCAAAGCCTCCCTCCTTAAAATCGGTGATTCCCGGGCACTCCAGATGATCGAAACGCTGGAACAGGAAGGATTTTTATAATTCTCCCCACTTCTTTACCAAAAATTCATATAATTGAAGACCACAAACCTGTTCCCTCCGTAGATCTACCTGACACCATACAGTGTCACCCCTTGTATTTGTCTTGAGTAGTTAGGGAATTCTATGTAAGTGTGCTGGTGACCCTGGTTGACTGACCCATCTTTTCCCCTTATGAGAGCAAAGAGAAAAAGAGAAGAGAGGCAAGAGAAACGCAGATAGTCGCTCAGTTTCCCTCACTTCTCACGCCTCTATCCCCACTTCTAAGTCCCTGAGCAGCTCGGGCAGAGGGGTTGGGGTGAGGGTAGTTCGAGTTTTGTCGGTCAATCAGGCGAGTCATCGGTTCGATGCGATTACGAGGCCGGATCGTCAAGGGATTCTGGTGGTCTTTGGCCTAGTCTCGTCAGCAGCTTACGATCGGTGCCAACCGGCTGGTGACAGTACTCATTACTTTTGGCCAATGAGATGCTGATTGGATCAGGATCTTGAACGCTCTCTAGTTTCCCCATGCTGATCTTAAACTGTTGGATTTGATTATGAAGTTTGTACTGACAGCTAGCCTGGTGGCAGCTACAACTGCGACAACCCTTCTTAGCGGGACGCGCCCGCCCAGTCCTTCTCATTTACAACCAATTTTTCTGGGAACCCGCCGACGGGCAATATCATCCTGGAGTCTATTGTTGCCGAGGATGGGATGCTGTTTACAGATTTTGTCCTCGTTGAAACTGCTCGGATTCTGACAAACCCAGCATACACGGGGGGCAATAGTGGTGCCGCGAGTGCTGATCGCGGGGACGAAGCCGATGGCATTGCGGTCGAAGATCCGACAGCGGCTCATATTGTTGCGAGTTTAGGCAACCTGAATCTGAATAACATTATTGATACGGAGGATCAAGGGTACTTCACGATCGACCTAGGGTTTGCCCAAGCTGTCAACTATCTCTTCGTCTGGGAGCGGGGCCAAAATAGCCGGTTAGGTCTCCAAGCCCTGGATGCTCAGAACAACCCGATCGGTCAGTTCCTAGAACTATTTAGTGGTGACTTTGCGAGTGCTGGCTTCAGCATTGATACAACCGAGATTGCGGGACCACAACCCGTTGGTTCACGGGGGATTCGTGTCTCAGAGTTCGGTATTACCGATCCCATCACAGGGATTCGGGTTTCGGCCCAACCCCACTATAATGGTCCAGATTTCAAAGTTGTCGGGGCTTCGGAGGGGGTCCCTGAACCCACAACGATGTTAGGACTGGCTTTAGCAGGAGCAGGCTTAGTCTATAGTCGTCGCCGTCGGCTAGTGCAACCCTAAGAAAATACCAGCAATGGTTGATTGAGCACTATAGTCATTGCCATTTAGCTGAAACAGCCCCCTCACCCCCAGCCCCTCTCCCGCTCTGGGAGAGGGGAGTGAAAAACTGTATCGTTCTTATTTGGATTGGCCATATCCTCGGATGCCTTCCCTTCCCTGCAAAGGGAGGTGGCCTCCCCCTCCCCCAAGCGACAGCGGGGGAGAAGCCCAACGGCATCACGCAGACTACTCACTGATGCTCACCTACTGATGCTCACCTACTGATGCTCACCTAACGCAGTGACTCCGATAGGTAATTGGCCCCCGCTTCTACTGCCGCGATCGCTGTTTCATAGACCATCCGCGTGGGACCTAGGACGGTAACACTCCCCACTGGCGTTAAGCCACGATAATAGGTAGACGACACCAGCGCACAGGTCCGAATGGATTCCAGGGGATTTTCTGCCCCAATACGGACCGTGACGCGGCTGCCCGGCAGCGGGTCCTCCGAGGCTTCAAAAATCAGTGGCGACAATTGCTCCTGGTGCTCTTCCAACAATTGCATCAGGGTTTGTACCTGCTCTAGCTCAGCAAACTCTGGTTGCCGCAATACCTCCGAAACTCCTGCAACCAAAACAGGGGGAACTGTCCAGGAGTGGGCAAGGGACTTCAGGTGGGATACCAGCATCCGCAAGAAATCCGCATACTGGGCAAACTCCTGATCCAATTCCTCAGGATTGATCGTACTCAGTGTGGTCAACGGCTGGCCCCGCCAGCGCTGATTCAGAAAATTCGACAGGATTTTGAGTTCATGCTCGATCGCTTCGGGATCATCCCACTCGAACGGCGGTAACGATCGATATCTAGGGGCGGGGGACGTTGAACCCGATAGCTGGGCCATCCCATTAGCATATCGCTGCAAATCGATCAACACCGATTGCGTTTCATAGATATCGGTGACCACAATCAGCATGATTTGCCCCGGATCAACCTGGACTAATTGCAGGTGACGAATCGTAGCCGTCGAGGTTTGGGGCAGCGTGATCAGCGTAATATATCCACTTAAGCGGGCCAGCAGATGGGCTGCACCCCATAGTAACGCCTCCAGACTCATGGTCTGCCGTCCCAATTGCTGCGACAGGGCGGTATACACCTGCTGCTCCAATTCCTCGGAGGGCGTGAGGAGTTGATCGACATAAATCCGATAGCCCGAGTCCGAGGGGACCCGTCCAGCGGAGGTATGGGGTTGGTATAACAAGCCGGCCTTTTCCAGCACCCCCATCGCATTGCGAATCGTTGCCGGACTCACTCGGAAGTCAAATTCCTCCGTGAGCGCCTTTGATCCCACTGGCTCCGCAGTCGCAATATAATGTCGTACGGTTGCCCAGAGGACTTGTTGTTGCCGACTGGTCAGATTTACACGCACAGCCATTGAAGTCGCCAGCTTAATATCTAAGGCTTGATATCTTAAGGATGGTATCGGTGTTTGAAAAATGCAAGGTAAAGACTAGGATACAGTGCTCTTACCAACTTTGTGTGTCGATCGCGACGACTGGCGGGCTGAACGTTAACCCCTCTGGCGGTCTAGGGAGACTTGGGCGCAGGTGTTCCTATCGCCGGTTCGCCAGACACTTCACGCTGGCGAAGGGGCTGTACTAGCGGCAAAAAGACAGAAACTAAATTAGGGTGGCTGACTAGGAGGGTGGGATAGGCCCGCTGACCGTAATCCGTATGGGGAACCAGGGGAAATAGACGATCAGTATGGAGAGGGACCCAAACGGTCCCTGCTGCCTGGGCGATCGGCCACACCCCAGCAATATCCCAGATTTTCGGCGTTGCTTCCACACCGCCTAGGGAGATTCCCGCTGCTACCATCAGCAGGTTATAGCTGGCAACACCCAACATCCGGATCTTACAGGGAAACCCCTGCGCCAATACGGCAGTACTACGGGTGCAGAGGTTAAAGAAATGGGTGTGGGTGTTAATCAGGGGTTCCCCTTTCCACAGATCATCTCTGCTGCGGATCATTCGCTGATTGAGGTAAGCTGCGGGTGTGAGGTCAAGGCCAGAGCTACCGGGCCAAAAGCCGTAGAAGATTTGCCGAATGGGGGGAAGTGCCACATAGCCAAAGACAGGCGTCCCTTGGTAGAGCAGACCGAGGGAAATGCCCCAAAGGGGAATCCCCCTGGCGAAATTCGTGGTCCCATCCAGGGGGTCAACAATCCAGCACCAGTCACCGGTAGGAAAGGTGTGGGCTAACTCTTCGGTTAGGACCCCATGATCCGGAAAAACCGTCGCGATCGCTTCGCGAATCACTTGATCCGCCCATTGATCGGAACGAGTCACCAAACTCCCATCCGCCTTTTGGGTGGCCTGGACCTGACCAAAATCCGCCAGCAGTTGTTCCCCCACTTGAGTAGTGGTCGCTTCTGCCAAATTCAGAACACGCTTCCAAAATTCATCCATTGCTAGAAATTTGCCATTTACCGCTGGGGGTAGCTGCCCCCCTCTCCCCTGTTGCCTAATCAGTGCCTAATCGAGTTCACTCTCCAGGATCGTCGTAATGGCCTGCTTCGCGTTCTGGCGAAACTCCTGTACATTCACCTTTTGCAAGAACCCGACAGCGATCAACATGCCAATTGCCTGGAGAACAAACACGGCTCCGTAGGACACCAGCGGTAGGGCAATCCATTGCTCCATAAGGGTTTGTACGCTGCCCCCCAGCACAGTGGCCACCCCACGGGCGATCGCCTGGGACAACCCCCACGCCCCAATGAAGGTCCCGGCAGTTTCCGCGATCGTCAGATCCAACATCATGCTAATCGCACCGGTGGTTGTGATACCAGAGGCCAAGCCAAACAGCAACAGGGCTGCTAACAACAGGGACACCTCGTGACTGAAGCCCGCCAACAGGATGAGGACAAAACACCCCGAAACGGCGAAACAGCCGAGGCGAGTTGTCTGTTGCTTGCCTAAATGGGGCACGACCAGAAACCCGGTGGTACTGAGGCCAACCAACGTCCCCAGTCCCCAAAAGGCATTTAACCGCGTGGTCTCTGCCACCGGCATCTGGAATACTTTAGCAGCATAGGGTTCCAAAATGGGTTCCTGCATAAACAGGCTAATGGTCATGACCAGCAGGAAGGTGAAGAAGAGTGCTGTCTGCCGGGATGCCGTGAGGACTCGAATCGCACGCCCCAGGGTAACGCTTTCTTCCCGATCGGCGATACTCGATCGCGAGCGATAACGGGAAAACGTTTTTTCGACACCGATCGTGCCCACGGCAATTAAGCCTAGCACTAGGAGCAAAATCGTTGAGAAAAGACGGTTAAGGGAGGCTTGTACCGTGGCGATCGCGGCCCCTAGTTCCAATTGTTTGAGGAGGATACTACTGATGATCGCCCCGATAATAATGCCCACCATCAGCATCGACCAGACAACACCGACCAGTTTCGAGCGATTATTCTCTTCCGACACATCCACAAGCAGGGCTGCAAAAGGGGTGGAACTGGCACTGAGGGCAAGACCGTAGAAACCAAAGATGGCTGCTAACACCCCCACTAACCCATAGGTCTGGAGGGACCAACCCTGGGTTTCCAGACTGCTGCCCAACTGCCAACTGACTTGTAGGGCCAGGAAGGCAGCAGCTACGAAACAGAGGGCACCAACCCAGATATAGCCTGTCCGGTGATAGCCCAGAAAGGGTTTGGCATCGGACAGTTGCCCAAACCAAACCCGGGCCGGAGCCATAAACTGGTGAACCGCGATCGTGCTGGCCGCCACCACTGCCGGAATGCCCAACTCGGCAATCATGATCCGGTTCAGAACCCCTAGGGTAAGGAGCGACATCATCCCCAGGCCCATTTGAAACAGGCCGAGGCGCAGCATGGTAACAATGCCCAGTGTTGGCGGTGGGGAACCCGCGGGGAGGACAGATGAGGCGGACGCGATCGGCGCGTCGTTAGGGAGTTTAGAAGGGAGTTTAGAGGTCTCATCAGGGAGCTTAGACGTCATGGACCACACCATACAGACTAGCAATAGCACGCACACTCACAGGCGAGTTATTCCCCATCCTACAGGGGGATACCCCCAGCACAGCTTTTTCAAAGGCAAGAGTCAGCCCATCTCCAAGGCGATTGCCACCCAGAAGCATACAGCCTTTACCTAATTTCTTCACTTTACCTAATTTCTTCAGTACACCGTTAAGGTTTGACTTTTGGCTTTTGATCCGACCGGCAGCCTTCATCCCCCAACCCCTTCTCCCACCGGGGACGCAGGAACTTTATGGCCAATCCAAATAAGAACAATACAGTTTTCACTCCTCTCTCCTGCCCTGGGAGAGAGGCTGGGGGTGAGGGGGCTGTTTCAGCCTAAATGGCAA
This DNA window, taken from Trichothermofontia sichuanensis B231, encodes the following:
- a CDS encoding calcium-binding protein, with product MLTVNFIGTEGTDVFLGTPFNDNAVGGPAPDQLAGGLGRDSLLGDGGNDILMGGEGDDALYGGFGDDLLIGGPGADFFEGSFGRDLFVVGEGNEPGTVGAPTAAAADFIGDFTPGEDRIVLPEGLNFDAVDIVQLENGNTAIRDRASGNFLVVLQGEVSLGADDFLTPNEIFTFRAEGIGGPTGPTGPQGPEGPPGPGGQGIPGPTGPTGPTGPIGPTGPAPDDVRG
- a CDS encoding glycosyltransferase, with protein sequence MMATLCLNMIVKNEAKIITRALSSVKNYIDYWVICDTGSTDGTDKIIERFFQENNIPGELYHHRWQNFGFNRTLALQHAKNKAEYILLMDTDMVLVVDDPAFKEKLIDDVYLVYQGTDFTYANVRILKSTLDAEYRGVTHEYLYVPNVRRTTLTGIRFIEYCDGGNRPEKLQRDVQLLKVGLKIEPENERYWFYLGQTYKDLKQYDKAIFCYKKRLELGIAFKEKQWQEEMYYSLYMLGRCYQEIKNWAAALAYYLEAYEYYPKRSESIYEITQYYRSLKKHKLAYKFAQWGAAIPYPHDDILFVSRDVYNYKFLYELSILFYYSGEKDKGYLLSELLIHDRERGVNDTTRFNVHANLLFYIESLESYLQPIEAQQPCITFQHLTAQKVKDTNKLINPSILFDPAENRYLLNVREVNYIYDLERNLHIPDGDAAITHNHLLEISADHIANLETLYKSGSPLVREYFITEPQDATIVKTYPSLVIGYEDMRLLKIQGELWGLAAARMTNEKNLNEMVICRLNHQARTPASTRHDAENQPRIDTNKVLILRGYEEEKHQKNWMPFCFKDELYLIYQMEPLTILKPNLETGYCDRVHESRIELNLGQYRGGSQLIEYEAGYLTLVHEVIWQNNRRYYCHRFVYLKHQQPIEDCQYPQLEVAEISPLFYFKEKSVEYVCGLSMTPDRQSLLISFGVNDREAYLATLPTRSLPHLLTLRHQIATYPVCPPAAIN
- a CDS encoding inositol monophosphatase family protein, whose protein sequence is MDEFWKRVLNLAEATTTQVGEQLLADFGQVQATQKADGSLVTRSDQWADQVIREAIATVFPDHGVLTEELAHTFPTGDWCWIVDPLDGTTNFARGIPLWGISLGLLYQGTPVFGYVALPPIRQIFYGFWPGSSGLDLTPAAYLNQRMIRSRDDLWKGEPLINTHTHFFNLCTRSTAVLAQGFPCKIRMLGVASYNLLMVAAGISLGGVEATPKIWDIAGVWPIAQAAGTVWVPLHTDRLFPLVPHTDYGQRAYPTLLVSHPNLVSVFLPLVQPLRQREVSGEPAIGTPAPKSP
- a CDS encoding HEAT repeat domain-containing protein; translation: MHDDDERLVLDPDAVLGSPLDDLEAIDADTTPKPDPEAMLQLLDSPDPQQRMLAARAFCDIQDERAIPQLIHLLRDRCPLVRVSAAYALGRNPSITAVDALIAQLADWNGYVRKGVVWALGNCHDERSLLPLIDALKTDIAAVRLWAASALGQMAAVGYEATIAAIPPLIEALRRDPAAVVRSNCAWSLGQLCRELPSNVVYATAVDALIETLVEDPDLGVQADAKASLLKIGDSRALQMIETLEQEGFL
- a CDS encoding HrcA family transcriptional regulator; protein product: MAVRVNLTSRQQQVLWATVRHYIATAEPVGSKALTEEFDFRVSPATIRNAMGVLEKAGLLYQPHTSAGRVPSDSGYRIYVDQLLTPSEELEQQVYTALSQQLGRQTMSLEALLWGAAHLLARLSGYITLITLPQTSTATIRHLQLVQVDPGQIMLIVVTDIYETQSVLIDLQRYANGMAQLSGSTSPAPRYRSLPPFEWDDPEAIEHELKILSNFLNQRWRGQPLTTLSTINPEELDQEFAQYADFLRMLVSHLKSLAHSWTVPPVLVAGVSEVLRQPEFAELEQVQTLMQLLEEHQEQLSPLIFEASEDPLPGSRVTVRIGAENPLESIRTCALVSSTYYRGLTPVGSVTVLGPTRMVYETAIAAVEAGANYLSESLR
- a CDS encoding exosortase-dependent surface protein XDP2 — protein: MESIVAEDGMLFTDFVLVETARILTNPAYTGGNSGAASADRGDEADGIAVEDPTAAHIVASLGNLNLNNIIDTEDQGYFTIDLGFAQAVNYLFVWERGQNSRLGLQALDAQNNPIGQFLELFSGDFASAGFSIDTTEIAGPQPVGSRGIRVSEFGITDPITGIRVSAQPHYNGPDFKVVGASEGVPEPTTMLGLALAGAGLVYSRRRRLVQP
- a CDS encoding BCD family MFS transporter: MTSKLPDETSKLPSKLPNDAPIASASSVLPAGSPPPTLGIVTMLRLGLFQMGLGMMSLLTLGVLNRIMIAELGIPAVVAASTIAVHQFMAPARVWFGQLSDAKPFLGYHRTGYIWVGALCFVAAAFLALQVSWQLGSSLETQGWSLQTYGLVGVLAAIFGFYGLALSASSTPFAALLVDVSEENNRSKLVGVVWSMLMVGIIIGAIISSILLKQLELGAAIATVQASLNRLFSTILLLVLGLIAVGTIGVEKTFSRYRSRSSIADREESVTLGRAIRVLTASRQTALFFTFLLVMTISLFMQEPILEPYAAKVFQMPVAETTRLNAFWGLGTLVGLSTTGFLVVPHLGKQQTTRLGCFAVSGCFVLILLAGFSHEVSLLLAALLLFGLASGITTTGAISMMLDLTIAETAGTFIGAWGLSQAIARGVATVLGGSVQTLMEQWIALPLVSYGAVFVLQAIGMLIAVGFLQKVNVQEFRQNAKQAITTILESELD